The Faecalibacterium sp. I3-3-33 DNA window GCGCAGCGTGGGTCACGGAAATAGCGTTATAAAGTTTTAGCGGGCGAGGGTGTACTTGTGCAGGGTCTTGCGCACTGCGCCGTTACCGGCGTACAGCTCCTTGACCATGCCCTCGATCTTTTCGCCCAGACCAACGGCATACAGGTCCACACCGAACACGTCGGCACGGCTGTACAGAGCCTTCAGGCAGCTGAAGTCCTGCTCGCCTTCCTTGACCTCCAAGGGGTTGACGATGGCCTGCAACTCAGCCAGCAGCGGATCAGGAGAGATCTCGAAGGGCTGGCCGTTGTCGTCGATGCCCTTCAGGTAGCGGGCATAGCCTGCCAGCACCAGCGGGATCAGCACGAGGTTGGACTTGTCCAGACCGCGCTCCTCGTAAGCCTTGATGGTCTCGCCGAAGCGGATAGCCAGCTTCTGGGAGGTGTCGGTAGCGATACGCTGGGGAGCATCGGGCATGAAGGGGTTGGGCAGACGGCGGTTGATGACAGCGCCGATGAACTCGTAGGGGTTCAGCACGCCGGGATCGACCACGACAGGCATCGCCTCGATATAGCCGATCTTCTGGATGAAGGAGCGCAGATCCTCGTCTGCCATCTCGGCAGAGATGAGGTTGTAGCCCAGCATGCAGCCATAGATGGACATGGCAGTGTGCAGGGGGTTCAGGCAGGTGCAGACCTTCATCTTCTCGATCTTGTCCACGGTCTCGCGGTCGCAGTACAGCACACCGCCCAGTTCCAGCGGAGGACGGCCATTGGTGTAGTGGTCCTCGATGCACAGGTACTGGGTCTCCTCAGCGTTGACGAAGGGAGCGGTGAAGGTGTGCTTCTCGGTAACGATGGTGTAGTTATCCTCAAAGCCGTCCTTTGCCAGCATCTCCTGCACCTTTGCGTCCGGGCGCGGGGTGATCTTATCGATCATGCTCCAGGGGAAGGTAATCTTGGTCTCGTCCTGCACATAGGCCAGGAACTCGGCGGGCACCAGACCCTGCTCCACCCACTTGGATGCGTAGGCGTGGACAGCGGTCTTGACCTTATCGCCGTTGTGGGAGCAGTTATCCATGCTCTGCACGGTCAGGGGCAGCTTGCCAGCCTTGAAGCGCTCGTACAGCAGAGCGGTGACCTTGCCCATGGCCAGCACGGGGGTCAGACCGCGCTCCAGATCAGCGGGAGCAACGCCGTAGCCCTTCTCGGTGATGGTGAAGGAGATCATCTGCAGGCTGGGGTTCTGGAAGATCTCGACCAGACGTGCCCAGTCAGCGCCGAAGGAGTAGTCAGCCTTCAGGCTCTCGGTAACGGAGGCGATGACCTTCTTCTCGATCTCGCCAGTGGACTTCAGGCAGACCAGCAGGCTCAGGTTATCGTAGGGCTGGTAAGCCTTGTCGATGATCTCGTAGTCGAAGCTCTCGGCCACGATAACGCCGCGGTCGTACTTGCCGCTGTTCAGGGCATCGTTCAGCACGGCAGCGGGGAAAGCACGGAAGATGTTGCCTGCGCCGAAGTGCACCCAAGTGGGCTCGGCGTGGGTCTTGGCCTTGACGGCCTCAATGTCGAATTTGGGCAGCTCGTAGCCCTTTTCTGCCCACTCGGCGGACAGATTGCCGTTTTTGATATCAGACAGCTTCATAGTAATCAGCCCTTCTTTTCTTCATCCAGACGGTCCAGCAGATCCCAGATACCCAGCATATACTGGATGCCCAGAGCACGGTCATACTTGCCATAGCCGGGGCGGCAGACGCCGGGGCCTTCCTCCCACAGCTGACGGCCGTGGTCGGGACGGATGTAGCCCTCAAAGCCGCAGTCATGGTAAGCGCGCATTACCTCAATGATGCCGGTCTCGCCGCAGCAGTCGCGGTGCGCAGCCTCAGAGAAGTCGCCGTTGGGGAAGTGATGGATGTTGCGGACGTGACCGAAAGCAATGCGGTCGCAGTGCTTGCGGATGATCTCGGCACAGTTGTTGTTGGGGTTTGCGTTCAGGCTGCCGGTGCACAGGGTCAGGCAGTTGTACGGATCGTCTACCATCTTCAGGAAGCGGTCGATGCTGGGTTCGTCCACCAGCAGACG harbors:
- a CDS encoding mannitol dehydrogenase family protein, with amino-acid sequence MKLSDIKNGNLSAEWAEKGYELPKFDIEAVKAKTHAEPTWVHFGAGNIFRAFPAAVLNDALNSGKYDRGVIVAESFDYEIIDKAYQPYDNLSLLVCLKSTGEIEKKVIASVTESLKADYSFGADWARLVEIFQNPSLQMISFTITEKGYGVAPADLERGLTPVLAMGKVTALLYERFKAGKLPLTVQSMDNCSHNGDKVKTAVHAYASKWVEQGLVPAEFLAYVQDETKITFPWSMIDKITPRPDAKVQEMLAKDGFEDNYTIVTEKHTFTAPFVNAEETQYLCIEDHYTNGRPPLELGGVLYCDRETVDKIEKMKVCTCLNPLHTAMSIYGCMLGYNLISAEMADEDLRSFIQKIGYIEAMPVVVDPGVLNPYEFIGAVINRRLPNPFMPDAPQRIATDTSQKLAIRFGETIKAYEERGLDKSNLVLIPLVLAGYARYLKGIDDNGQPFEISPDPLLAELQAIVNPLEVKEGEQDFSCLKALYSRADVFGVDLYAVGLGEKIEGMVKELYAGNGAVRKTLHKYTLAR